Proteins encoded within one genomic window of Leptolyngbya sp. SIO1E4:
- a CDS encoding immunity 49 family protein, with translation MNPVARSVTGDFQVWQEQLAHIERLLKVVRDRTPCAEDGTDLLKDELRRAQVASLFSEQQTDIYDALSRAAGAAQAAMVTQQRWRRYEDDGQVELQEPDRPPRLIPVGDARLHWPTWVQGLAAALITRDDDALNTLCTPESIEACSLPTSHIDPFWPFYCSALAAAVVEPTAASALIADATTGLNQAKIADPALIQLRLRPVLELVAALATNDTDTFNTALHKALVAHRQLCEQRDMYDWSGLFALEATALAALAHDRQLSITVTSDYLPTALVNGDFPRDRAHVIYHFPQRSILTADEAHWFLDLAGFPPQARSHQLLNNNGQLIARYEAQNAPGLPHAIASFALIETSDLPNPAPLLALDAGQLLFLAEAYASDIPDDEQQANARINEAIACVNAVLARIPPDQAVVPAGTITSARGQQLYQTESGRFRRDRLVAYRDALAAHHSSSHTSSVQLSPHEEASSTADPYDTAIAAVEIIRANLMPLLAALAQDEQGTVLAQIMPQETDYEQVFIGDAIAIARQAYQQFWQKTRRFQRPAASQSEIRCYLAPAGMLRDDNELSFHFPKGYRAIAEYLNPHRVWATWQYHSPGQDTGINYDGLVWVEDHWAWFPKPYRLLRIN, from the coding sequence TTGAACCCTGTAGCACGCTCTGTTACTGGCGATTTTCAAGTCTGGCAAGAGCAGTTAGCGCATATTGAGCGGTTGTTGAAAGTGGTACGAGATCGCACGCCCTGTGCTGAAGACGGCACCGACTTGCTCAAAGATGAACTGCGACGGGCTCAAGTCGCGAGCTTGTTTTCTGAACAACAGACAGACATTTACGACGCCCTTAGCCGAGCGGCGGGGGCAGCTCAAGCGGCGATGGTGACTCAGCAACGCTGGCGGCGCTACGAAGATGATGGTCAGGTCGAATTGCAGGAACCCGATCGCCCTCCCCGACTCATACCCGTGGGTGATGCTCGCCTGCACTGGCCCACTTGGGTGCAAGGGCTGGCAGCAGCACTCATCACGCGCGATGACGATGCCCTCAACACTCTTTGCACGCCCGAAAGCATCGAAGCCTGTTCGCTGCCCACCTCCCATATCGATCCGTTCTGGCCCTTTTATTGCAGCGCCCTTGCCGCTGCCGTCGTAGAGCCTACCGCCGCCTCAGCCCTGATTGCCGATGCCACCACCGGCTTAAACCAGGCCAAAATTGCCGATCCAGCTCTCATTCAACTGCGACTCCGTCCCGTTCTAGAACTGGTGGCAGCTCTCGCAACGAATGATACCGACACTTTCAATACTGCCTTGCACAAAGCGCTAGTGGCTCATCGACAGCTGTGTGAACAGCGAGACATGTATGACTGGAGCGGCCTGTTTGCCCTAGAAGCCACCGCCCTTGCAGCCCTTGCCCATGACCGTCAACTCTCCATCACGGTCACGTCAGACTATTTGCCCACAGCATTGGTCAATGGTGACTTTCCCCGCGATCGCGCTCATGTCATCTACCACTTCCCTCAGCGCAGCATCCTTACTGCTGATGAGGCCCACTGGTTTTTAGATTTAGCCGGCTTTCCACCCCAGGCGCGATCGCACCAGCTTCTCAACAACAACGGGCAGCTCATCGCTCGCTATGAAGCTCAGAACGCCCCTGGTCTACCCCACGCCATTGCATCCTTCGCGCTAATAGAGACCTCTGATCTGCCTAACCCCGCACCTCTTCTAGCCCTCGATGCCGGACAGCTGTTGTTTCTCGCCGAAGCCTACGCCAGCGATATACCCGATGACGAACAGCAGGCAAACGCCCGCATCAATGAAGCGATCGCCTGCGTTAATGCCGTTTTAGCAAGAATTCCACCTGATCAAGCCGTCGTCCCGGCTGGCACCATTACCAGTGCCCGGGGTCAGCAGCTTTACCAAACCGAATCCGGACGCTTTCGCCGCGATCGCCTCGTTGCTTATCGCGATGCCCTCGCCGCTCATCATTCATCTAGTCATACATCCAGCGTTCAGCTCAGCCCTCACGAAGAAGCCTCTTCAACCGCTGATCCCTACGACACCGCGATCGCAGCCGTTGAAATCATTCGGGCTAACCTAATGCCCCTCCTTGCTGCGCTAGCCCAAGACGAGCAGGGTACCGTTCTGGCCCAAATCATGCCCCAGGAAACCGACTACGAACAGGTCTTTATCGGTGATGCGATTGCGATCGCACGTCAGGCTTATCAGCAGTTTTGGCAGAAAACTCGGCGTTTTCAGCGACCAGCAGCCAGCCAGTCTGAAATTCGCTGCTATCTAGCTCCCGCAGGGATGTTGAGAGACGACAACGAACTCTCGTTTCATTTTCCGAAGGGCTATCGAGCGATCGCAGAATACCTGAACCCCCATCGAGTTTGGGCGACGTGGCAATACCATTCCCCTGGCCAGGATACTGGCATCAACTACGATGGACTTGTCTGGGTTGAAGATCACTGGGCCTGGTTTCCAAAGCCCTATCGCCTCTTACGCATCAACTGA
- a CDS encoding phosphate-starvation-inducible PsiE family protein, which produces MQHLSSSPSPRWATWLNGTYIIRVLELVQDLIVISLCIGLFSFMVMQLREMFLSLLPPLNFPQVTADILFLLIMVELFRLLIIYLKEHRVSIGVAVEVSIVSVLREIIVRGILETPWIQVLAACSFLLVLGALLVVRAWIPPTFDGVDPEQQISRRHRSRFTQELAEINSKLGN; this is translated from the coding sequence ATGCAACACTTATCATCATCGCCCTCACCTCGTTGGGCCACCTGGTTAAATGGCACCTATATCATTCGAGTACTGGAACTGGTTCAAGACTTGATTGTGATTTCCCTCTGCATTGGCTTGTTCAGCTTCATGGTGATGCAGCTCCGCGAAATGTTTTTGTCGCTGCTGCCCCCTTTGAACTTTCCTCAAGTCACCGCCGACATTCTGTTCTTGCTGATCATGGTCGAATTGTTTCGGTTGCTGATTATCTACTTGAAAGAGCACCGAGTATCCATCGGCGTGGCGGTAGAAGTGTCGATTGTTTCGGTGTTGCGCGAAATCATTGTCCGCGGCATCCTCGAAACTCCCTGGATTCAAGTGCTAGCCGCCTGCTCTTTTCTACTCGTCTTGGGGGCTTTGTTAGTTGTCCGAGCCTGGATTCCCCCCACTTTTGATGGTGTTGACCCGGAGCAACAGATTTCCCGTCGTCACCGCAGTCGATTTACCCAAGAGCTCGCTGAAATAAATAGCAAGCTGGGCAATTGA